In Panthera uncia isolate 11264 chromosome B4, Puncia_PCG_1.0, whole genome shotgun sequence, one genomic interval encodes:
- the LOC125919073 gene encoding keratin, type II cytoskeletal 75, producing the protein MSRQSSITFQTGSRRGFSTASATTPATGRSRFSSISVARSTGGSTGLGRMSSAGAGFGSRSLYNLGGTRRVSIGGCGGSFRSGFGGRAGSGFGVASGFGNGGGAGGGYGASGFPVCPPGGIQEVTVNQSLLTPLNLQIDPSIQRVRKEEREQIKTLNNKFASFIDKVRFLEQQNKVLETKWELLQEQGSKTVRHNLEPFFEAYINDLRRQLDSVTTERGRLDAELRNMQDIVEDFKVRYEDEINKRTTAENEFVALKKDVDSAYMNKVELEAKVNSLTDEINFLRMLFEAELSQMQTQVSDTSVVLSMDNNRSLDLDSIIAEVKAQYEDIANRSRAEAESWYQTKYEELQVTAGRHGDDLRNTKQEISEMNRMIQRLRAEIDSVKKQCSSLQTAIADAEQRGELALKDARAKLVELEEALQKAKQDMARLLREYQELMNVKLALDVEIATYRKLLEGEECRLSGEGVSPVNISVVTSTVSSGYGGGSSTGGGSLGLGGGSGYSFTTSTGHNLGAGLGGSSFSTSSSRSLGGSGSSVKFVSTTSSSRKSYKH; encoded by the exons ATGTCCAGGCAGTCCAGCATCACCTTCCAGACCGGCAGCCGCAGGGGCTTCAGCACAGCCTCGGCCACCACCCCTGCCACCGGCCGCTCCCGCTTCAGCTCCATCTCCGTGGCCCGCTCCACGGGAGGCAGCACGGGGCTGGGAAGAATGAGCAGCGCTGGGGCAGGCTTCGGGAGCCGCAGCCTCTACAACCTGGGGGGCACCAGGCGGGTCTCCATCGGGGGGTGCGGCGGCAGCTTCCGGAGTGGCTTTGGTGGCAGGGCCGGCAGCGGGTTTGGGGTCGCCAGTGGATTTGGCAATGGGGGCGGAGCCGGAGGAGGCTATGGGGCCTCGGGCTTCCCCGTCTGCCCCCCTGGAGGCATCCAAGAGGTCACCGTCAACCAGAGCCTCCTGACTCCCCTCAACCTACAAATCGACCCCTCCATCCAGCGGGTGCGAAAAGAGGAGCGGGAACAGATCAAGACCCTCAACAACAAGTTCGCCTCCTTCATCGACAAG gTGCGGTTCCTGGAGCAGCAGAACAAGGTCTTGGAGACCAAGTGGGAGCTCCTCCAAGAGCAGGGCTCCAAGACGGTGAGGCACAACCTGGAGCCCTTCTTTGAGGCCTACATCAATGACCTCCGCCGGCAGCTGGACAGCGTCACCACTGAGAGGGGCAGGCTGGACGCCGAGCTGAGGAATATGCAGGATATTGTGGAAGATTTCAAAGTCAG GTACGAGGATGAAATTAACAAGCGCACCACTGCTGAGAATGAGTTTGTGGCCCTGAAGAAG GACGTGGACTCAGCCTACATGAACAAGGTGGAACTGGAGGCCAAGGTCAATTCTCTGACAGATGAGATCAACTTCTTACGGATGCTCTTTGAGGCG GAGCTGTCCCAGATGCAGACCCAGGTCAGTGACACATCTGTGGTCCTGTCCATGGACAACAACCGCAGCCTTGACCTGGACAGCATCATTGCTGAGGTCAAGGCTCAGTATGAGGACATTGCCAACCGCAGCCGGGCCGAGGCTGAGTCCTGGTACCAGACCAAG TACGAGGAGCTGCAGGTCACAGCAGGCCGGCACGGGGATGATCTCCGCAACACCAAGCAAGAGATCTCGGAGATGAACCGGATGATCCAGAGGCTGAGAGCCGAGATCGACAGCGTCAAGAAGCAG TGTTCCAGCCTGCAAACGGCCATTGCTGACGCAGAACAGCGTGGAGAGCTGGCCCTCAAGGATGCACGAGCCAAGCTAGTAGAGCTGGAGGAGGCCCTGCAGAAGGCCAAGCAGGACATGGCCCGGCTGCTGCGGGAGTACCAGGAGCTCATGAACGTGAAGCTGGCCCTGGATGTGGAGATCGCCACCTACCGCAAGCTGCTGGAGGGCGAGGAATGCAG GCTGAGTGGTGAGGGTGTTTCTCCAGTTAACATCT ctgtggtcacctccaccGTTTCCAGCGGCTACGGCGGTGGTAGCAGCACTGGAGGTGGAAGCCTGGGTCTAGGTGGGGGCAGCGGCTACTCCTTCACCACCAGCACCGGGCACAACTTGGGTgcaggcctgggtggctccagctTCAGTACCAGTAGCAGCCGGAGCCTCGGGGGCAGTGGCTCCAGTGTCAAGTTTGTCTCCACCACATCCTCCAGCCGGAAGAGCTACAAGCATTAA